In Penaeus monodon isolate SGIC_2016 chromosome 7, NSTDA_Pmon_1, whole genome shotgun sequence, the following are encoded in one genomic region:
- the LOC119575705 gene encoding extensin-like: MLDLLCSLYMICDFLHICSLSNYGRCPFLCARLFTTYLDDLRPTTYCPRPTTHNLLPRPTTHNLLPTTYDPQPTAHDLRPTTYDPQPTTHDLRPTTYCPRPTTHNLLPTTYDPQPTCPTTYDPQPTAHDLLATTYDPQPTAHDLRPHNLRPTTYDQRPTTHNLLPTTYDPQPTTHNLRPTTYDPQPTAHDLRPATLEFCRKIFFCFPLLFDEWTITLT; encoded by the exons ATGTTGGACCTACTCTGCAGTTTGTACATGATCTGTGACTTCTTGCACATATGCAGTTTGAGCAATTACGG CCGCTGCCCTTTCCTCTGTGCCCGTCTGTTTACGACTTACCTGGACGACCTACGACCCACAACCTACTGCCCACGACCTACGACCCACAACCTACTGCCACGACCTACGACCCACAACCTACTGCCCACGACCTACGACCCACAACCTACTGCCCACGACCTACGACCCACGACCTACGACCCACAACCTACGACCCACGACCTACGACCCACAACCTACTGCCCACGACCTACGACCCACAACCTACTGCCCACGACCTACGACCCACAACCTACCTGCCCCACGACCTACGACCCACAACCTACTGCCCACGACCTACTGGCCACGACCTACGACCCACAACCTACTGCCCACGACCTACGACCCCACAACCTACGACCCACAACCTACGACCAACGACCTACGACCCACAACCTACTGCCCACGACCTACGACCCACAACCTACGACCCACAACCTACGACCAACGACCTACGACCCACAACCTACTGCCCACGACCTACGACCTGCGACGCTGGAATTCTGTCGTaagatatttttctgttttccactCCTGTTTGATGAATGGACAATCACGCTAACTTGA